The Haloplanus sp. CK5-1 genome contains a region encoding:
- a CDS encoding helix-turn-helix domain-containing protein produces MQIPSRTELERLFDTDLAADVQFVETVASWPSLRILEYLYANGPAATGDIARGLNMDMRDVKDRLQALEEHGVVEDDGDWAPTTDEVTITLRRDQGLEITCVTDQSPESVDERSAGVFARVRRAVRSVFA; encoded by the coding sequence ATGCAGATTCCATCACGCACGGAGTTGGAACGGCTGTTCGACACGGATCTGGCTGCAGACGTACAGTTCGTCGAAACCGTGGCGTCCTGGCCCAGCCTCCGAATCCTCGAGTACCTCTACGCGAACGGCCCCGCTGCGACGGGCGACATCGCTCGCGGGTTGAACATGGACATGCGGGACGTGAAGGACCGACTGCAGGCGCTCGAAGAACACGGCGTCGTCGAGGACGACGGCGACTGGGCACCGACCACCGACGAAGTGACGATAACGCTCCGCCGGGACCAGGGTCTGGAGATCACGTGTGTGACCGACCAGTCCCCCGAGTCGGTCGACGAACGGTCCGCGGGCGTGTTCGCCCGGGTTCGACGCGCCGTCCGCTCGGTTTTCGCGTAG
- a CDS encoding lycopene cyclase domain-containing protein, protein MAIARHGSGPRATLGAIASQIHPVFMLPPLAASGFGAVLGGLGAPRLAALHLAVAFCALYTAHVKDGLVDFHRRGEDDDHPLTRRGCHLALAGSTLLCFVGVVVLALRVDAVAALLSLPGWIVAVLHAPHLDTNPFGATLGYPVGIGFALLGGYYVQSLALSTTAVAFAVVFVVVLAGIKVVDDATDYAYDRSVDKRTVAVIVGRDRARLVAGALMSAGMAAVVALAATGVVPRGSAFATLPFLAVALVARRADAELATMLLVRASYLFFALLVVAVWVRPLSGVALPDITVLGPYTYLATEVLWGAVAVALVVRAGAVRAAARTAAVLYPFAYVWDWYTLSVGVFSIPMRTGIDLLGIPLEEHLFMLIVPTMVVGVHETLRDLGD, encoded by the coding sequence ATGGCCATCGCCCGACACGGCTCGGGCCCCCGCGCCACTCTCGGGGCCATCGCCTCCCAGATCCACCCGGTGTTCATGCTCCCGCCCCTGGCCGCCTCCGGGTTCGGTGCCGTCCTCGGCGGCCTCGGCGCGCCCCGCCTCGCTGCCCTCCACCTCGCGGTCGCCTTCTGTGCGCTCTACACCGCCCACGTCAAGGACGGTCTCGTCGACTTCCACCGCCGCGGCGAGGACGACGACCACCCGCTCACCCGTCGGGGCTGTCACCTCGCGCTCGCCGGGTCGACCCTCCTCTGTTTCGTCGGGGTCGTCGTCCTCGCCCTCCGCGTCGACGCCGTCGCAGCCCTACTCTCGCTTCCCGGATGGATCGTCGCCGTCCTCCACGCGCCTCACCTCGACACGAACCCCTTCGGGGCGACGCTTGGCTACCCCGTCGGCATCGGCTTCGCCCTCCTCGGCGGCTACTACGTCCAGTCCCTGGCGCTCTCGACGACCGCCGTCGCCTTCGCCGTCGTGTTCGTCGTCGTCCTCGCGGGGATCAAGGTCGTCGACGACGCCACCGACTACGCGTACGACCGCTCGGTCGACAAGCGGACCGTCGCCGTCATCGTCGGACGCGACCGGGCACGACTCGTCGCCGGGGCGTTGATGAGCGCGGGGATGGCCGCCGTCGTCGCCCTCGCCGCGACGGGTGTCGTCCCCCGTGGATCGGCGTTCGCGACGCTCCCCTTCCTCGCCGTCGCCCTCGTCGCCCGCCGCGCCGACGCCGAACTCGCGACGATGTTGCTGGTACGGGCGTCCTACCTCTTTTTCGCCCTCCTCGTCGTCGCCGTCTGGGTCCGCCCGCTCTCGGGGGTCGCACTCCCCGACATCACCGTCCTCGGCCCGTACACCTACCTCGCGACCGAAGTGCTGTGGGGGGCGGTCGCCGTGGCGTTGGTGGTCCGAGCGGGCGCGGTCCGGGCCGCCGCGCGGACGGCCGCCGTCCTCTACCCCTTCGCGTACGTCTGGGACTGGTACACGCTTTCGGTCGGCGTCTTCTCGATTCCGATGCGGACGGGGATCGACCTGCTCGGGATCCCGCTGGAGGAACACCTGTTCATGCTGATCGTCCCGACGATGGTCGTCGGCGTTCACGAGACGCTACGTGACCTGGGCGATTAG
- a CDS encoding AAA family ATPase translates to MTDDLISEMKAEFESGGNWPYEPGEHGFTANPFAEKWPDPRLFAGYEDELRRLRENIQRNVNTFIIGPFGTGKTILTKTMYDVLADVDGYLPVFVSVQKGRYSKAMAKRILDELGEPVDPAAAQADLYEDVTAALQERYENDVRTVMFYDEVINGSDGTLRQILHLQRDIEDWEPVFVFNGTAHMLDQIQSKIEPLSDRIGDEITLSGLDSDGAFDLVNKRLRYYCAASERGERVGCSHDEDGVEPFTRDAIDLIHQDVTPYPRHLRRQCNTVIEEGARAERERIDFDFVRRVLAEDASQKLEQLSDLARDIVGHLDDDGPNTANAVTEVLDVSPYHVQESLTDLEKEGLIRATEGTRGIEYKLTDQASRELSNLTQS, encoded by the coding sequence ATGACGGACGACCTGATCTCCGAGATGAAAGCGGAGTTCGAATCGGGAGGGAACTGGCCGTACGAACCGGGGGAGCACGGGTTCACGGCGAACCCGTTCGCCGAGAAGTGGCCCGATCCGAGGCTCTTCGCCGGCTACGAGGACGAACTGCGCCGACTCCGCGAGAACATCCAGCGAAACGTCAACACGTTCATCATCGGCCCGTTCGGGACCGGGAAGACGATCCTCACGAAGACCATGTACGACGTTCTCGCGGACGTGGACGGCTATCTGCCGGTGTTCGTCTCCGTCCAGAAGGGACGATACAGCAAGGCGATGGCCAAGCGGATCCTCGACGAACTCGGCGAGCCGGTCGACCCGGCCGCCGCACAGGCCGACCTCTACGAGGACGTCACCGCGGCACTACAGGAGCGGTACGAAAACGACGTCCGGACGGTCATGTTCTACGACGAGGTGATAAACGGGAGCGACGGGACGCTCCGGCAGATCCTCCACCTGCAGCGGGACATCGAGGACTGGGAACCCGTCTTCGTCTTCAACGGGACGGCACACATGCTCGATCAGATTCAGTCGAAGATCGAGCCGCTGTCCGACCGGATCGGCGACGAAATCACGCTCTCGGGGCTGGATTCGGACGGCGCCTTCGACCTCGTGAACAAACGGCTCCGATACTACTGTGCGGCGAGCGAGCGGGGGGAGCGGGTGGGCTGTTCTCACGACGAGGACGGCGTCGAACCTTTCACGAGGGACGCCATCGACCTCATCCACCAGGACGTCACCCCCTACCCGCGGCACCTTCGACGGCAGTGTAACACCGTCATCGAGGAGGGTGCCAGGGCGGAACGCGAGCGCATCGACTTCGACTTCGTCCGGCGTGTCCTCGCCGAAGACGCCTCACAGAAACTCGAACAGCTGTCGGATCTCGCGAGGGACATCGTCGGGCACCTCGACGACGACGGACCGAACACCGCCAACGCCGTCACCGAGGTACTCGACGTCAGTCCCTATCACGTCCAAGAGTCGCTAACCGACCTTGAGAAGGAGGGGCTGATCCGGGCGACCGAGGGCACGAGAGGGATCGAGTACAAACTGACCGACCAGGCGAGCAGAGAGCTCTCCAACCTCACTCAGAGCTGA
- a CDS encoding PAS domain S-box protein has product MNEDSDVGGARAIDDGSTKIYEAIFREMQDAVFLIDVEQTDDDYRFTFQRNNASHRQRTGLSEDELRGQTPRDLLGDEQGAAVATNYRRCVEQRDTIEYEETLTLPGGTSHWQTKLTPITDDGTVTRIVGVARDITGRKEHERKLEHIHSQFETVLQTMSAAVFLKDTDGQYLMMNQACRELFNVDDRDIVGLTDDDLVPPEVAEQARADDRRVIETGEVLEIEETVPTVSGNTVRLTRKSPVYEDGEITGLCGVSTDITEQKQRERELQRLKERLELATEGANLGIWDWDLTTDEVEFNEQWARMLGYSPDEIDPHVEAWERRVHPDDLDRVEDALNDHLLGDTGLYDTEHRMRTADGSWKWIRDIGRIVSRDADGEPVRAVGIHLDIDERKEYERTLERQRDNLEVLNQVVRHDVRNALQLVLAYAGMLEEYAEDDGEAYLRQILEAGREAVDITRTAGDVTKVLLRSEADRIPVTVRPVLEEQIDDVRTSHERAIVTVEGEIPDTEVLADDMLGSVFRNVLTNAIVHNDKQLPEVSVSAVADDEAVRIRVADNGPGIPDDQKEQIFEEGEKSFDSEGTGLGLYLVRTLVNRYGGTVWVEDNDPDGSVFVVELPPTSGEFSIDD; this is encoded by the coding sequence ATGAACGAAGACTCCGACGTCGGGGGTGCTCGGGCGATCGATGACGGGTCGACGAAGATCTACGAGGCGATCTTTCGTGAAATGCAGGACGCAGTCTTCCTGATCGACGTCGAGCAGACGGACGACGACTACCGATTCACCTTCCAGCGGAACAACGCCTCGCACCGACAGCGAACCGGGCTGTCCGAGGACGAGCTGCGAGGCCAGACCCCTCGTGACCTTCTCGGCGACGAACAGGGTGCAGCCGTCGCAACGAACTACCGTCGCTGTGTCGAACAGCGTGACACGATCGAGTACGAGGAGACGCTCACTCTCCCAGGCGGGACGAGTCACTGGCAGACGAAACTCACCCCGATCACCGACGACGGAACGGTGACCCGGATCGTCGGAGTCGCACGGGACATCACGGGACGCAAAGAGCACGAACGGAAACTGGAGCACATCCACAGCCAGTTCGAGACCGTCCTGCAGACCATGTCCGCGGCGGTCTTTCTGAAAGACACCGACGGGCAGTATCTCATGATGAATCAAGCGTGCCGTGAACTGTTCAACGTGGACGACCGGGATATCGTCGGGTTGACCGACGACGACCTCGTCCCTCCGGAGGTCGCCGAACAGGCTAGGGCGGACGATCGACGGGTTATCGAGACGGGCGAAGTCCTCGAAATCGAGGAGACGGTCCCGACGGTGTCGGGAAACACGGTCCGGCTCACACGGAAATCCCCGGTCTACGAAGACGGCGAGATCACCGGCCTCTGTGGTGTCTCGACCGACATCACCGAACAGAAACAGCGAGAACGAGAGCTCCAACGGCTCAAAGAGCGGTTGGAACTCGCAACCGAGGGTGCGAATCTCGGCATCTGGGACTGGGATCTGACCACCGACGAGGTGGAGTTCAACGAGCAGTGGGCCCGGATGCTCGGATACTCGCCCGACGAGATCGATCCCCACGTCGAAGCGTGGGAACGGCGCGTCCATCCCGACGACCTCGATCGGGTCGAGGACGCACTGAACGACCACCTCTTGGGTGACACCGGCCTCTACGATACGGAACACCGGATGCGAACCGCCGACGGTAGCTGGAAATGGATCCGAGATATCGGACGAATCGTCAGTCGCGACGCGGACGGCGAGCCGGTTCGAGCCGTCGGTATCCATCTCGACATCGACGAGCGTAAGGAGTACGAACGGACCCTCGAGCGCCAGCGTGACAACCTCGAGGTGCTCAACCAGGTCGTACGCCACGACGTTCGCAACGCCCTCCAGCTTGTGCTCGCGTATGCCGGTATGCTGGAAGAGTACGCCGAGGACGACGGGGAGGCGTACCTCCGGCAGATCTTGGAGGCGGGTCGTGAGGCCGTCGACATCACTCGAACCGCCGGCGATGTCACCAAAGTGTTGCTTCGCTCGGAGGCCGACCGCATCCCGGTGACCGTCCGTCCCGTCCTCGAAGAGCAGATCGACGACGTACGAACTAGTCACGAACGCGCCATCGTCACCGTCGAAGGAGAGATTCCGGACACGGAGGTGCTTGCCGACGACATGCTGGGTTCGGTGTTCCGGAACGTGCTCACCAACGCGATCGTACACAACGACAAGCAACTCCCGGAAGTCTCCGTTTCGGCGGTTGCTGACGACGAGGCGGTTCGGATTCGTGTCGCCGACAACGGCCCGGGCATCCCCGACGACCAGAAAGAGCAGATCTTCGAGGAGGGCGAGAAGAGTTTCGACAGCGAGGGGACCGGATTGGGGCTCTACCTCGTTCGAACGCTCGTGAACCGTTACGGGGGAACCGTCTGGGTCGAGGACAACGATCCGGACGGAAGCGTATTTGTCGTGGAGTTGCCTCCTACGAGCGGTGAGTTCTCGATCGACGACTGA
- a CDS encoding IS630 family transposase gives MGRLDDITLEELYDLKDQIDEGKPRERVLAAIGRKKGDQLDTLADRHGVVEKTIRNWLDRFKEEPIEQAPYDAPRPGGPAKIEGKDRERLFEQLQQPPTELGYDQQAWSAKLLLHHAKEEYGVEYHETYAYDLLKEAGLSLRTARPQHHEADPEEKTEFQETVEKNGPN, from the coding sequence ATGGGTCGGCTTGACGATATCACGCTCGAAGAACTCTACGATCTCAAGGACCAGATCGACGAAGGGAAGCCGCGAGAACGTGTTCTCGCGGCGATCGGGCGCAAGAAGGGCGATCAACTGGATACACTGGCTGACCGCCACGGTGTTGTCGAGAAAACGATTCGCAACTGGCTCGATCGGTTCAAGGAAGAACCGATCGAGCAGGCACCTTACGACGCTCCTCGACCAGGAGGTCCAGCAAAAATCGAGGGCAAAGATCGTGAGCGACTGTTCGAGCAGTTGCAACAGCCGCCGACCGAACTCGGATACGACCAGCAAGCGTGGTCAGCGAAACTCTTGCTTCATCACGCCAAAGAGGAATACGGCGTCGAATACCACGAAACCTACGCGTATGACTTGTTGAAAGAGGCCGGGCTGTCCTTGCGGACAGCACGGCCTCAACATCATGAAGCCGACCCTGAAGAGAAAACTGAGTTTCAGGAGACAGTCGAAAAAAACGGCCCGAACTAA